The following are encoded together in the Corticium candelabrum chromosome 1, ooCorCand1.1, whole genome shotgun sequence genome:
- the LOC134183038 gene encoding collagen triple helix repeat-containing protein 1-like isoform X1, with translation MFSFFVTVLVLTQVIATSADQSASDERNQQTYVSAGVPGVPGVPGSAGVNGSPGRDGMKGEKGMNGEKGLVGDAGAQGIKGEEGRKGEKGIKGERGLVGDVGGKGNAGKIGPQGPQGPQGPQGPQGPQGPQGIKGETGRKGEKGEAMTLNWKQCVWNRNDRKDSGLIQNCNFRKHDNNSALHVAYAGNLGLLCSSGACCSRWYFTFNGNECSGPMTIEGVVYGGPADDNPAHHRQIEGYCDNIPAGQVAIEFYIGNCNKWRSTTHNGNTGWHSPSRIMIAEVPPSQK, from the exons atgttttcattttttgtgacagttcttGTGCTCACtcaagtcattgctacttcTGCTGATCAAAGTGCATcagatgagagaaatcagcag ACATATGTGTCTGCTGGTGTACCTGGAGTACCTGGAGTACCCGGATCAGCTGGAGTTAATGGATCACCCGGACGagatggaatgaaaggagaaaaGGGAATGAACGGAGAGAaaggattagttggagatgcTGGTGCACAAGGAATtaaaggagaagaaggaagaaaaggagagaaaggaataaaaggagagagaggattagttggagatgtcGGTGGTAAAGGTAATGCTGGGAAGATAGGTCCACAAGGTCCACAAGGTCCACAAGGTCCACAAGGCCCACAAGGTCCACAAGGTCCACAAGGAATAAAAGGAGAaacaggaaggaaaggagagaaaggagaagctatgacactcaactggaaacagtgtgtgtggaatAGAAATGATAGAAAGGACAGCGGTCTGATTCAG aactgtaattttaggaaacatgacaacaattcagctctacatgttgcatatgcaggaaatCTCGGGCTTCTATGCTCCAGTGGTGCTtgctgttctcgatggtattttacattcaacggtaacgagtgcagtggacctatgacTATTGAGGGAGTTGTGTATGGTGGTCCAGCTGATGATAATCCTGCCcatcacagacagattgagggatactgtgacaacattccagcaggtcaaGTCGCAATTGAATTCTACATTGGAAACTGTAACAAATGGAGATCAACAACGCATAATGGCAATACAGGCTGGCATTCACCatctcgcattatgattgctgaagttcctccatcacaaaagtaa
- the LOC134183038 gene encoding collagen triple helix repeat-containing protein 1-like isoform X2 produces the protein MFSFFVTVLVLTQVIATSADQSASDERNQQTYVSAGVPGVPGVPGSAGVNGSPGRDGMKGEKGMNGEKGLVGDAGAQGIKGEEGRKGEKGIKGERGLVGDVGGKGNAGKIGPQGPQGPQGIKGETGRKGEKGEAMTLNWKQCVWNRNDRKDSGLIQNCNFRKHDNNSALHVAYAGNLGLLCSSGACCSRWYFTFNGNECSGPMTIEGVVYGGPADDNPAHHRQIEGYCDNIPAGQVAIEFYIGNCNKWRSTTHNGNTGWHSPSRIMIAEVPPSQK, from the exons atgttttcattttttgtgacagttcttGTGCTCACtcaagtcattgctacttcTGCTGATCAAAGTGCATcagatgagagaaatcagcag ACATATGTGTCTGCTGGTGTACCTGGAGTACCTGGAGTACCCGGATCAGCTGGAGTTAATGGATCACCCGGACGagatggaatgaaaggagaaaaGGGAATGAACGGAGAGAaaggattagttggagatgcTGGTGCACAAGGAATtaaaggagaagaaggaagaaaaggagagaaaggaataaaaggagagagaggattagttggagatgtcGGTGGTAAAGGTAATGCTGGGAAGATAGGTCCACAAGGTCCACAAGGTCCACAAG GAATAAAAGGAGAaacaggaaggaaaggagagaaaggagaagctatgacactcaactggaaacagtgtgtgtggaatAGAAATGATAGAAAGGACAGCGGTCTGATTCAG aactgtaattttaggaaacatgacaacaattcagctctacatgttgcatatgcaggaaatCTCGGGCTTCTATGCTCCAGTGGTGCTtgctgttctcgatggtattttacattcaacggtaacgagtgcagtggacctatgacTATTGAGGGAGTTGTGTATGGTGGTCCAGCTGATGATAATCCTGCCcatcacagacagattgagggatactgtgacaacattccagcaggtcaaGTCGCAATTGAATTCTACATTGGAAACTGTAACAAATGGAGATCAACAACGCATAATGGCAATACAGGCTGGCATTCACCatctcgcattatgattgctgaagttcctccatcacaaaagtaa